The proteins below are encoded in one region of Paraburkholderia aromaticivorans:
- a CDS encoding M20 family metallopeptidase: MSIELVQDFIESSKDKYIKLSDEIWQYAELGYTEQKSAAAHIAFLKSAGFTVREGVAGIPTAFVAEAGSGGPVIGILGEFDALSGLSQESLALSCCPSNEIVNGNGHGCGHHLLGTSAHLAAVAVKHALERNGIEGTVRFYGCPAEEGGWGKTFMTRAGLFDDVSAAVTWHPGVANTIMNVESLAVKQAYFRFKGVAAHAGASPHLGRSALDALELMNIGTNFLREHMIPDARVHYAITDAGGVAPNVVQPNAAALYMIRAPRNRDAHELYERVCNIARGAALMTDCELEIEVHSACSNLLRNTTLNELMHAKLKEFGAPQYDNAELQFADSIHRTTRPDEIEMSGRMLAAAWRQPKALFDGVDSLDNDRPSKMGGSTDVGDVSWVTPTVQCMTACFAFGTSPHSWQWVAQGKSAIAHKGMVLAAKTMAATALELYSNPLLLAAARTELAERLAVEPYVCPIPEDVQPPLPAAG; this comes from the coding sequence GTGTCGATCGAACTGGTTCAAGACTTCATCGAGAGCAGCAAAGACAAGTACATCAAGCTATCGGACGAAATCTGGCAATACGCTGAGCTCGGCTATACCGAACAGAAATCCGCCGCCGCGCATATCGCGTTTCTGAAGTCGGCGGGTTTTACCGTGCGTGAGGGCGTTGCCGGAATTCCGACGGCGTTCGTCGCCGAAGCCGGCTCGGGCGGCCCGGTGATCGGCATTCTTGGCGAATTCGATGCGCTGTCCGGGCTCAGTCAGGAGAGTCTCGCGCTGAGTTGCTGCCCGTCGAACGAGATCGTCAACGGCAATGGCCACGGCTGCGGCCACCATTTGCTGGGGACGAGCGCACATCTGGCGGCAGTCGCGGTCAAACACGCGCTGGAGCGTAACGGAATTGAAGGCACAGTACGGTTCTACGGTTGTCCTGCCGAAGAAGGCGGCTGGGGCAAGACCTTCATGACCCGCGCGGGTCTGTTCGACGATGTGTCCGCCGCGGTCACGTGGCATCCCGGCGTCGCGAACACCATCATGAATGTCGAAAGTCTCGCGGTCAAACAGGCGTACTTCCGCTTCAAGGGAGTCGCCGCGCACGCGGGCGCGTCACCGCATCTCGGACGCAGCGCGCTCGATGCACTCGAACTGATGAACATCGGCACGAACTTCCTGCGCGAACACATGATCCCCGATGCCCGCGTCCACTACGCGATCACCGATGCGGGCGGCGTCGCACCGAACGTCGTGCAGCCGAACGCGGCAGCGCTGTACATGATCCGTGCGCCGCGCAATCGCGACGCGCACGAACTGTACGAGCGCGTCTGCAACATCGCGCGCGGGGCGGCGCTGATGACCGATTGCGAACTGGAGATCGAGGTTCACTCGGCCTGCTCGAATCTGTTGCGCAACACAACCTTGAACGAGTTGATGCACGCGAAGCTGAAAGAGTTCGGCGCGCCGCAATATGACAACGCCGAACTGCAGTTCGCCGACTCGATCCATCGGACAACGCGCCCAGACGAGATCGAGATGTCGGGACGGATGCTGGCGGCCGCCTGGCGTCAACCGAAGGCGCTGTTCGACGGCGTCGATTCGCTCGACAACGATCGCCCGTCGAAGATGGGCGGTTCGACAGATGTCGGCGACGTGAGTTGGGTCACGCCCACGGTGCAGTGCATGACCGCGTGCTTCGCATTCGGTACTTCGCCACATTCGTGGCAGTGGGTTGCACAGGGCAAGAGCGCGATCGCGCATAAGGGAATGGTCCTCGCGGCGAAGACGATGGCCGCCACGGCACTTGAACTCTACAGCAACCCCCTGCTGCTCGCGGCTGCACGCACGGAACTGGCGGAGCGCCTCGCCGTTGAACCGTATGTGTGTCCAATCCCGGAGGACGTGCAGCCGCCTCTGCCGGCAGCCGGTTAA
- a CDS encoding LysR family transcriptional regulator, which yields MKLRQLDALRAVAEAGSLHEAARRLFLTQPAISRSIRELEAELGMQLLTRSANGATLTPFAHQVLKRAFVVQREVGRIAEDAETARGALGGRLTLAVTPPASTRALADSLIELTRARPDVNLQVIEWRAENIADGLRNGTIDVAIFTQYGEPKNATFEWTRLYELDVQLTIAASYQGSKTLSIDQIHALPWLLLDSPNDESSFVATLFGAYGMPTPARTTRCSAMNLYLDLATQMEAVTVFTSMALPLLSQRVDDGLLKLLSLTKPMPRIGMYLAYSSGELLTATAQDFIRRLRAKLDSDVNGRMPAGMGYSDTRVGVR from the coding sequence GTGAAGTTGAGACAACTCGACGCGCTGCGCGCAGTCGCTGAGGCCGGCAGTCTGCACGAGGCTGCTCGCCGCCTATTCCTGACGCAGCCGGCCATCAGCCGCTCCATTCGGGAGTTGGAGGCCGAACTGGGCATGCAGTTGCTGACCCGATCGGCGAATGGCGCCACCTTGACGCCATTCGCCCATCAAGTGTTAAAACGCGCATTCGTCGTGCAGCGCGAGGTTGGACGCATCGCGGAAGATGCGGAGACGGCGCGCGGAGCACTCGGTGGTCGGCTGACGCTCGCGGTCACACCACCGGCATCGACGCGCGCGCTCGCCGACTCGTTGATTGAACTGACAAGAGCACGTCCGGACGTGAACTTGCAGGTGATCGAATGGCGCGCCGAGAATATCGCAGACGGATTGCGAAATGGGACGATCGATGTTGCGATCTTTACGCAGTATGGCGAGCCGAAGAACGCAACGTTCGAATGGACACGACTCTATGAGCTCGACGTGCAGCTTACGATAGCGGCGTCGTACCAGGGCAGCAAGACGCTGTCAATCGACCAGATTCACGCGCTTCCGTGGCTTCTGCTGGATTCGCCGAACGACGAATCCAGCTTCGTCGCGACGCTATTCGGTGCGTACGGTATGCCAACGCCGGCACGCACGACGCGATGTTCCGCGATGAATCTCTATCTGGATCTGGCGACGCAGATGGAGGCGGTCACGGTATTTACGTCGATGGCGTTGCCATTGCTGTCGCAACGCGTGGACGACGGTTTGCTCAAATTGCTAAGCCTGACAAAGCCGATGCCCAGGATCGGCATGTACCTCGCTTATTCCAGCGGAGAACTACTCACCGCGACCGCTCAGGATTTCATCCGGCGTTTGCGAGCGAAGCTCGACAGTGATGTCAATGGACGTATGCCTGCGGGCATGGGCTACAGCGATACGCGCGTTGGCGTTCGCTGA
- a CDS encoding shikimate dehydrogenase family protein, producing MISGKTTLIAHLGYPTEGFKAPLIYNPWFDKNGIDAVVVPMGVLPDDYKALLPLLFRMTNLRGALVTMPHKVTTVGLVDEMTPTARIAGACNAILKREDGTLLGDQFDGAGFVRGVQRKGRELKGARVLVLGSGGVGSAIAASLAGAGVGDMALFDMATPSVEALAGRLREHYPELRVTTGSNDPAGFDLIVNATPLGMKDGDPIPFDVDRIAPTTFVGEVVMKAEYTPLLRAAKDKGCAVQVGTDMLYEMIPAYLEFFGFGTATPEELRAVSQIKQ from the coding sequence ATGATCAGCGGAAAGACGACCCTTATTGCCCACCTCGGTTATCCGACCGAGGGTTTTAAGGCACCATTGATTTACAACCCGTGGTTCGACAAAAACGGTATCGATGCGGTTGTGGTGCCGATGGGCGTGCTGCCGGACGACTACAAGGCGTTGCTGCCTCTGCTGTTCCGCATGACCAACCTTCGTGGCGCGCTCGTCACCATGCCGCATAAGGTGACGACCGTTGGGCTCGTCGACGAAATGACGCCCACTGCCCGTATCGCGGGGGCGTGCAACGCGATCCTCAAGCGTGAAGACGGCACGCTGCTGGGCGACCAGTTCGACGGCGCCGGCTTCGTGCGCGGCGTGCAGCGAAAGGGCCGGGAACTGAAGGGCGCGCGTGTGCTGGTGCTCGGCAGCGGCGGTGTGGGTTCGGCGATCGCGGCGTCGCTGGCCGGTGCGGGCGTCGGGGACATGGCGTTGTTCGATATGGCGACGCCGTCGGTAGAAGCACTCGCTGGCCGGCTGCGTGAGCACTATCCGGAGCTTCGTGTGACCACTGGATCGAACGACCCGGCTGGTTTCGATCTGATCGTGAACGCGACGCCGCTCGGCATGAAAGACGGCGATCCGATTCCGTTCGACGTCGACCGCATCGCGCCCACGACCTTCGTTGGCGAAGTCGTGATGAAAGCCGAATACACGCCGTTGTTACGCGCGGCGAAAGACAAGGGCTGCGCGGTGCAAGTCGGCACCGACATGCTGTACGAAATGATTCCGGCCTATCTGGAGTTTTTCGGCTTCGGCACGGCCACGCCTGAAGAGTTACGCGCGGTTTCACAGATCAAACAGTAA
- a CDS encoding sugar phosphate isomerase/epimerase family protein: MTRLYSLVPLTAIELTPPDLVAAASRTGYDAVSLRLSPFRAGEAQHPMFDNSPMLLETEARLRDTGLEVLDIEVMLLTPERDVQDFKRVFETAMRLGARNALTLIDIADRSLAVEKFAQLCELAAPFGISCALEFAAWLGVGSIQAANAIVSEAAQPSGAMLLDPFHLIRSGGRISDIAAIDPTRIRYAQFCDASATAPATRAAISEEARYDRLLPGEGGLPLREFVAALPAGIPFGLEVPNRKLAESLELDERLRKTLAAAKHVAGDLD, from the coding sequence GTGACACGACTCTATTCTCTGGTGCCGCTGACGGCGATTGAACTGACGCCACCTGATCTGGTGGCGGCGGCGAGCCGGACGGGCTACGACGCGGTCAGTCTGCGCCTGAGCCCGTTTCGGGCGGGCGAAGCGCAGCATCCGATGTTCGACAACTCGCCGATGCTGCTCGAAACAGAAGCCCGTTTGCGCGATACGGGCCTCGAAGTGCTCGACATCGAAGTGATGCTCCTCACGCCCGAGCGCGATGTGCAGGACTTCAAGCGTGTGTTCGAGACGGCCATGCGTCTCGGCGCGCGCAATGCGCTCACACTGATCGATATTGCCGACCGTTCGCTAGCTGTCGAGAAATTCGCGCAGCTGTGTGAACTGGCGGCACCCTTCGGCATTTCGTGTGCGCTCGAATTTGCAGCATGGCTCGGCGTCGGCAGCATTCAGGCTGCCAATGCAATTGTGAGCGAAGCGGCGCAGCCCAGCGGTGCCATGCTGCTCGATCCGTTTCATCTGATACGCAGTGGCGGCAGGATCAGCGACATCGCGGCCATCGATCCCACCCGCATCAGATACGCACAGTTCTGCGACGCCAGCGCAACGGCGCCTGCGACCAGGGCGGCTATCTCCGAGGAAGCGCGTTATGACCGCCTGTTGCCCGGCGAGGGCGGCTTGCCGCTGCGCGAGTTCGTCGCGGCTTTGCCGGCGGGCATTCCATTCGGTCTCGAAGTACCCAACCGCAAGCTCGCCGAGTCGCTCGAACTGGACGAACGGCTGCGCAAGACGTTGGCCGCCGCGAAGCACGTCGCCGGCGATCTGGATTAA